From a region of the Mycobacterium sp. SMC-8 genome:
- the ilvA gene encoding threonine ammonia-lyase IlvA, which translates to MSAELSSSPRIDPAAPLRAVDIDEAAKRISGVVSQTPLQLSDRLSALTGAQVYLKREDLQAVRSYKLRGAYNLLMQLSAEEKAAGVVCSSAGNHAQGFALACRSMGVRGRVYVPAKTPKQKRNRILYHGGEFIELIVGGKTYDLAAQAALDDVARTGATLVPPYDDLRTMAGQGTIAVEILDQLGAEPDLVVVPVGGGGCIGGITTYLAECTATTSVLGVEPAGAASLVAALAKGEPVTLPEVDQFVDGAAVARIGARPFQALSAAGDMVSITTVDEGAVCTAMLDLYQNEGIIAEPAGALSVAALMDADIQPGSTVVCLISGGNNDVSRYGEVLERSLVHLGLKHYFLVDFPQEPGALRRFLDEVLGPNDDITLFEYVKRNNRETGEALVGIEMASASDLEGLLARMNASECHVELLEPGSPTYRYLT; encoded by the coding sequence GTGTCCGCAGAGCTGAGCAGCAGTCCCCGTATCGATCCCGCCGCGCCGTTGCGCGCCGTGGACATCGACGAGGCCGCCAAGCGAATTTCGGGCGTCGTGTCCCAGACGCCGCTGCAGCTCAGTGACCGACTGTCGGCGCTGACCGGGGCGCAGGTGTACCTCAAGCGCGAGGACCTGCAGGCGGTCCGCTCCTACAAGCTGCGCGGTGCCTACAACCTGCTCATGCAGCTGAGCGCCGAAGAGAAGGCCGCCGGTGTGGTGTGTTCCTCGGCCGGCAACCACGCGCAGGGCTTCGCGCTGGCCTGCCGGTCGATGGGGGTGCGCGGCCGCGTGTACGTCCCCGCCAAGACCCCGAAGCAGAAACGCAACCGGATCCTCTACCACGGCGGCGAGTTCATCGAGTTGATCGTCGGCGGCAAGACCTACGATCTCGCCGCCCAGGCGGCCCTCGACGACGTCGCGCGTACCGGCGCCACGCTGGTGCCGCCGTACGACGATCTACGCACGATGGCCGGTCAGGGCACGATCGCGGTGGAGATCCTCGATCAGCTCGGCGCCGAACCGGATCTGGTGGTCGTGCCGGTCGGCGGCGGTGGCTGCATCGGCGGCATCACCACCTATCTGGCCGAGTGCACCGCGACGACGTCGGTTCTCGGTGTCGAACCCGCCGGAGCGGCGTCGCTGGTCGCTGCGCTGGCCAAGGGTGAACCGGTCACGCTGCCGGAGGTCGACCAGTTCGTCGACGGCGCGGCCGTCGCGCGGATCGGCGCCCGACCCTTCCAGGCGCTGTCAGCCGCCGGCGACATGGTCTCGATCACCACGGTCGACGAGGGTGCGGTGTGCACCGCCATGCTCGATCTGTACCAGAACGAGGGGATCATCGCCGAACCCGCCGGCGCGCTGTCGGTGGCCGCGCTGATGGATGCCGACATTCAGCCGGGGTCCACGGTGGTGTGCCTGATCTCCGGCGGCAACAACGACGTGTCCCGCTACGGCGAGGTGCTGGAACGCTCGCTGGTTCATCTCGGTCTGAAGCACTACTTCCTGGTCGACTTCCCGCAGGAACCGGGCGCGCTGCGCAGGTTCCTCGACGAGGTGCTCGGACCGAACGACGACATCACCCTGTTCGAGTACGTCAAGCGCAACAACCGCGAGACCGGTGAGGCGCTGGTCGGCATCGAGATGGCCTCGGCATCAGACCTGGAGGGTCTGCTGGCGCGGATGAACGCCTCGGAATGCCACGTCGAACTCCTGGAACCGGGGTCGCCGACCTACCGTTACCTGACCTGA
- the treZ gene encoding malto-oligosyltrehalose trehalohydrolase codes for MPDHEFRVWAPRPERVQLDVDGTLHPMRRGEDGWWRAVVDAAQDARYGFVLDDDPKVLPDPRSPRQPDGVHERSQLWRSAPDAPSDAGWQGRAIEGAVIYELHVGTFTPEGTFDSAISRLDHLVDLGVDFVELMPVNAFGGTHGWGYDGVLWYAVHEPYGGPDGLIRFIDACHARGLGVLIDAVFNHLGPSGNYLPKFGPYLSSGSNPWGESINIADAGADEVRRYILDCALRWMREFHADGLRLDAVHALVDTTAIHILEELSAETDALAAELGRPLSLVAESDMNDPRLITPRDRGGLGMTAQWDDDIHHAIHTAVSGERQGYYGDFGSLKTLAQTLRHGYFHAGTFSSFRRRRHGRPLDTSEIPATRLLAYTLTHDQVGNRAIGDRPSQNLTTGQLAVKAALALGSPYTAMLFMGEEWGSSSPFQFFSSHPEPELARATAEGRKREFAEHGWDADEIPDPQDPATFERSKLKWDERGTGEHARLLEFYRGLIALRHREPDMADPWLDHLDIDYDEAARWFVMHRGALAVVCNLGADPVEVPVAGEVVLAWEEPAVEDGRTRIGGHSVAVLRRQVR; via the coding sequence ATGCCTGACCACGAATTCCGCGTGTGGGCGCCGCGTCCCGAACGGGTGCAGCTCGACGTCGACGGCACGCTGCACCCGATGCGCCGCGGCGAGGACGGTTGGTGGCGCGCCGTCGTCGACGCCGCCCAGGATGCGCGGTACGGCTTCGTGCTCGACGACGACCCCAAGGTGCTGCCCGATCCTCGCTCCCCCCGGCAACCCGACGGGGTGCACGAACGCTCACAGCTGTGGCGGTCCGCTCCCGACGCGCCCAGCGATGCCGGATGGCAGGGCCGCGCGATCGAAGGCGCGGTGATCTACGAGTTGCACGTCGGCACCTTCACCCCCGAAGGCACCTTCGACTCGGCGATCAGCAGACTGGACCACCTGGTCGATCTCGGTGTCGACTTCGTCGAGCTCATGCCGGTCAACGCTTTCGGCGGCACCCACGGCTGGGGCTACGACGGCGTGCTGTGGTACGCGGTGCACGAGCCCTACGGCGGTCCTGACGGCCTGATCCGCTTCATCGACGCCTGCCATGCCCGCGGGCTGGGGGTGCTGATCGACGCGGTGTTCAACCATCTCGGCCCCTCCGGCAACTACCTGCCGAAATTCGGGCCATACCTGTCGAGCGGCTCCAACCCGTGGGGCGAGTCGATCAACATCGCCGACGCCGGGGCCGACGAGGTGAGGCGCTACATTCTGGACTGCGCGCTGCGCTGGATGCGCGAATTCCACGCCGACGGACTGCGGCTGGACGCCGTGCACGCGCTCGTCGACACCACCGCGATCCACATCCTCGAGGAGCTGTCAGCCGAAACCGACGCTCTGGCAGCTGAACTCGGCCGGCCGCTGTCGCTGGTGGCCGAGAGCGACATGAACGACCCGCGGTTGATCACCCCGCGTGACCGGGGCGGCCTGGGCATGACCGCGCAGTGGGACGACGACATCCACCACGCGATCCACACCGCGGTGTCCGGCGAGCGTCAGGGCTACTACGGTGACTTCGGCAGCCTGAAGACACTGGCCCAGACGCTGCGGCACGGGTATTTCCACGCCGGCACCTTCTCGTCGTTCCGCCGTCGCCGGCACGGCCGGCCGCTCGACACCTCCGAGATCCCGGCCACCCGCCTGCTGGCCTACACACTCACCCACGACCAGGTGGGCAACCGGGCGATCGGCGACCGGCCGTCGCAGAACCTGACCACCGGACAGCTGGCCGTCAAGGCTGCCCTCGCGCTGGGATCCCCCTACACCGCAATGCTTTTCATGGGCGAGGAGTGGGGGTCTTCGTCACCGTTCCAGTTCTTCAGCTCGCATCCCGAGCCCGAGCTGGCGCGGGCGACCGCCGAGGGCCGCAAGCGGGAGTTCGCCGAACACGGTTGGGACGCCGACGAAATCCCGGATCCTCAGGATCCGGCGACCTTCGAGCGGTCGAAGCTGAAGTGGGACGAGCGCGGCACCGGCGAGCACGCGCGCCTGCTGGAGTTCTACCGCGGACTGATCGCGCTGCGGCACCGTGAACCCGACATGGCCGACCCGTGGCTGGACCATCTGGATATCGACTATGACGAGGCCGCCCGCTGGTTCGTGATGCATCGCGGAGCGCTCGCGGTGGTGTGCAACCTCGGAGCGGACCCCGTCGAGGTCCCGGTGGCGGGCGAGGTCGTGCTGGCCTGGGAGGAACCCGCGGTCGAGGACGGCCGCACCCGTATCGGGGGGCACTCGGTCGCAGTGCTCCGGCGTCAGGTCAGGTAA
- the treY gene encoding malto-oligosyltrehalose synthase yields the protein MAVLSTYRLQMRGPASGEAFTFADAENLIDYLADLGVSHLYLSPILTAGEGSTHGYDVTDPTTISAELGGAEGFERLVQRARAAGLGVVVDIVPNHVGVEVPEQNAWWWDLLTHGRESQYSSYFDIDWTLDPDGRIVLPVLGSDDDVADLTVDGGVLRLGDRTWPIAPGTGNGTGAQVHDRQHYKLTGWRNNVCGYRRFFSITSLAGLRQEDRAVFDATHAEVKRWFDEGVVDGIRIDHPDGLSDPAGYLDWLRELAGPQAWIVIEKILAVDEALDTGLPVAGTTGYDALRESGGVFIDPSGAQALTELVESAGVDHAAAHAHARALKVQAVTVTLASELARLRRTVAAAVGRDHDRLPESIAALLSHVGVYRSDYRALSGVLPLAIAETASAQPDLAEPLALLATALPHREVEVRLQQLCGAATAKSMEDCLFYRDARLVSLNEVGGEPDRFGVSVAEFHQRASVRAALWPQAMTTLTTHDTKRGEDVRARIGVLSQVPSLWSELVQGWQRSAPPPDPVTGLFLWQNVFGVWPADGNVTDSLRQRLHGYTEKAIREAALHTSWNDPDESFERAVHDWLDTVIDGPIGLEMSALVARLDIHGRNDALGQKLIALTAPGIPDVYQGTELWEDSLVDPDNRRPVDYDARRQALAAGDHPKIRVVRAALRLRRERPETFLSGRYRPLLADGGAAEHVVSFQRGDDVVVAAGRWTARLEETGWGDTALTLPDGTWTDRLTGATHRGSVPAATLFTALPVALLVRDDA from the coding sequence ATGGCCGTGCTCTCGACCTACCGGCTGCAGATGCGCGGACCGGCCAGCGGCGAGGCGTTCACCTTCGCCGACGCCGAGAACCTCATCGACTACCTTGCCGACCTCGGGGTCTCCCACCTGTACCTGTCACCGATCCTGACGGCCGGAGAAGGCTCCACCCACGGATACGACGTGACCGACCCGACGACGATCTCCGCCGAACTCGGTGGCGCCGAAGGGTTCGAACGCCTGGTGCAGCGGGCGCGTGCGGCAGGGCTCGGGGTCGTGGTTGACATCGTGCCCAACCACGTCGGCGTGGAGGTACCCGAGCAGAACGCGTGGTGGTGGGATCTGCTGACCCACGGCCGCGAATCGCAGTACAGCTCCTACTTCGACATCGACTGGACCTTGGACCCCGACGGCCGAATCGTGTTGCCGGTGCTCGGATCCGACGACGACGTCGCGGATCTGACCGTCGACGGCGGCGTGCTGCGCCTCGGTGACCGGACCTGGCCGATCGCACCGGGCACCGGCAACGGCACGGGTGCGCAGGTACACGACCGGCAGCACTACAAGCTGACCGGCTGGCGCAACAACGTGTGCGGCTACCGTCGGTTCTTCTCGATCACCTCGCTGGCCGGACTGCGCCAGGAGGACCGTGCGGTCTTCGACGCCACGCACGCCGAGGTCAAGCGGTGGTTCGATGAAGGCGTGGTCGACGGAATCCGTATCGATCATCCGGATGGATTGTCCGATCCCGCAGGTTATCTCGACTGGCTACGGGAGCTGGCCGGACCGCAGGCATGGATCGTGATCGAGAAGATCCTCGCGGTCGACGAGGCGCTGGACACTGGGCTGCCCGTCGCGGGGACCACCGGCTACGACGCATTGCGCGAGAGCGGCGGGGTGTTCATCGACCCGTCCGGGGCGCAGGCGCTGACCGAACTGGTCGAGTCTGCGGGGGTGGACCACGCCGCGGCTCACGCACACGCGCGTGCACTGAAGGTGCAGGCCGTCACGGTCACGCTCGCCAGTGAGCTCGCCCGGCTGCGCCGGACCGTCGCCGCCGCCGTGGGCCGCGACCACGACCGCCTGCCCGAGTCGATCGCCGCGCTGCTCAGCCACGTCGGCGTCTACCGGTCCGACTACCGGGCGCTGTCGGGCGTGCTGCCGCTGGCCATCGCCGAAACCGCCTCCGCCCAACCAGATCTGGCCGAGCCGCTGGCGCTGCTCGCCACCGCACTGCCCCATCGCGAGGTCGAGGTGCGGCTGCAGCAGCTCTGCGGCGCCGCCACCGCGAAGTCGATGGAGGACTGCTTGTTCTACCGCGACGCCCGGCTGGTGTCGCTCAACGAGGTCGGCGGCGAGCCGGACCGTTTCGGGGTCAGTGTCGCCGAGTTCCACCAGCGCGCCTCGGTGCGCGCCGCGCTGTGGCCGCAGGCCATGACGACGCTGACCACCCACGACACCAAACGCGGCGAAGACGTCCGCGCCCGCATCGGGGTGCTGTCCCAGGTGCCGTCGCTGTGGTCCGAACTCGTGCAGGGCTGGCAGCGCAGTGCTCCCCCGCCGGACCCGGTGACCGGCCTTTTCCTGTGGCAGAACGTCTTCGGAGTCTGGCCCGCCGACGGCAACGTCACGGACTCGTTGCGGCAACGCCTGCACGGTTACACGGAGAAGGCGATCCGCGAGGCAGCGCTGCACACGTCGTGGAACGATCCCGACGAATCGTTCGAACGTGCCGTACACGACTGGTTGGACACCGTCATCGACGGTCCGATCGGGCTCGAGATGAGTGCACTGGTGGCCCGCCTCGACATCCACGGCCGCAACGACGCCCTGGGCCAGAAGCTGATCGCGCTGACCGCCCCCGGCATCCCGGACGTCTATCAGGGCACCGAGCTGTGGGAGGACAGCCTCGTCGACCCGGACAACCGGCGTCCGGTGGACTATGACGCCCGGCGTCAGGCGCTGGCCGCCGGAGACCATCCGAAGATCCGGGTGGTGCGCGCGGCCCTGCGCCTGCGCCGCGAACGCCCCGAAACGTTCCTGTCCGGCCGGTACCGCCCGTTGCTCGCCGACGGCGGCGCCGCAGAGCACGTCGTCTCCTTCCAGCGCGGCGACGACGTCGTGGTTGCGGCCGGCCGCTGGACGGCACGCCTGGAGGAGACCGGTTGGGGCGACACCGCCCTGACACTTCCCGACGGGACCTGGACCGACCGCCTGACCGGCGCAACGCACCGGGGCTCAGTGCCCGCCGCGACGTTGTTCACCGCCCTTCCCGTGGCTCTGCTGGTGCGTGACGATGCCTGA
- the glgX gene encoding glycogen debranching protein GlgX, producing the protein MVVRLMASAEGSSVYAVWPGSPYPLGATYDGAGTNFSLFSEVAERVELCLIGKDGSEERVNLDEVDGYVWHCYLPTITPGQRYGFRVYGPWDPGAGHRCDPSKLLLDPYGKSFHGDFRFSQALYSFDLEADDPASGGVPPRIDSLGHTMTSVVINPFFQWGSDRPPRTPYHETVIYEAHVKGMTQTHPGVPDELRGTYAGLAHPAIIDHLKSLNVTAIELMPVHQFMHDHRLLDLGLRNYWGYNTFGFFAPHNQYAATRSAGGAVAEFKTMVRAFHEAGIEVILDVVYNHTAEGNHLGPTVNFRGIDNAAYYRLLDGDLRYYKDFTGTGNSLNARHPHTLQLIMDSLRYWVLDMHVDGFRFDLASTLAREFYDVDRLSAFFDIIQQDPVISQVKLIAEPWDVGEGGYQVGNFPGLWTEWNGKYRDTVRDYWRGEPATLGEFASRLTGSSDLYEATGRRPSASINFVTCHDGFTLNDLVSYNEKHNEANGEDNRDGESHNRSWNCGVEGPTDDPEILALRGKQMRNILATLMLSQGTPMLAHGDEMGRTQQGNNNVYCQDSELSWMDWSLCEKNADLLEFTRKVIKFRTDHPVFRRRRFFEGKPLRTGEQIRDIAWLNPSGSEMTQQDWGSGFQCVSVFLNGDAIPAPDERGERVADDSFLLCFNAHDQALEFVVPGGDYANEWAGAIDTADPQGVSTLEVVAGQTVSVEPRSLLVLRKTA; encoded by the coding sequence ATGGTGGTCCGACTGATGGCCTCGGCCGAGGGTTCGTCTGTCTACGCGGTCTGGCCCGGAAGCCCGTACCCGCTCGGCGCCACCTACGACGGTGCCGGAACCAACTTCTCGCTGTTCTCGGAAGTCGCCGAACGGGTCGAACTGTGCCTGATCGGCAAGGACGGCAGCGAAGAGCGGGTGAACCTCGACGAGGTCGACGGGTACGTCTGGCACTGCTACCTGCCCACCATCACCCCGGGCCAGCGGTACGGGTTCCGGGTATACGGCCCGTGGGATCCCGGCGCCGGACACCGGTGCGATCCGAGCAAGCTGCTGCTTGACCCGTACGGCAAGTCGTTCCACGGCGACTTCCGGTTCTCGCAGGCGCTGTACTCGTTCGATCTGGAGGCCGACGACCCAGCCAGCGGCGGAGTCCCCCCGCGCATCGACTCACTCGGTCACACCATGACCAGCGTGGTGATCAACCCGTTCTTCCAGTGGGGTTCGGACCGGCCGCCGCGCACCCCCTACCACGAGACCGTGATCTACGAAGCGCACGTCAAGGGGATGACGCAAACACATCCCGGGGTTCCCGACGAACTGCGCGGCACCTACGCCGGCCTCGCCCACCCGGCGATCATCGACCACCTGAAGTCACTGAACGTCACCGCGATCGAACTGATGCCGGTGCACCAGTTCATGCATGACCACCGACTGCTCGATCTCGGACTGCGAAACTACTGGGGTTACAACACCTTCGGGTTCTTCGCCCCGCACAACCAGTACGCCGCCACCCGCAGCGCCGGCGGTGCGGTAGCCGAGTTCAAGACCATGGTGCGCGCGTTCCACGAAGCCGGGATCGAGGTGATCCTCGACGTGGTCTACAACCACACCGCCGAAGGCAATCATCTCGGGCCGACGGTCAACTTCCGCGGAATCGACAATGCCGCGTACTACCGTCTGCTCGACGGCGACCTGCGCTACTACAAGGACTTCACCGGCACCGGTAACAGCCTCAACGCCCGGCACCCGCACACCCTGCAGTTGATCATGGATTCCCTGCGGTACTGGGTGCTGGACATGCACGTCGACGGGTTCCGCTTCGACCTGGCCTCCACGCTCGCCCGCGAATTCTACGACGTCGACCGCCTCTCGGCGTTCTTCGACATCATCCAGCAGGACCCGGTGATCAGTCAGGTCAAGTTGATCGCCGAGCCGTGGGACGTCGGCGAAGGCGGCTATCAGGTCGGTAATTTCCCAGGTTTGTGGACCGAATGGAACGGGAAGTATCGCGACACTGTGCGTGATTACTGGCGGGGAGAGCCCGCAACCCTAGGAGAGTTCGCGTCCCGGCTGACCGGGTCGTCAGACCTGTACGAGGCCACCGGCCGACGGCCAAGTGCCAGCATCAATTTCGTCACCTGCCACGACGGGTTCACCCTCAACGACCTCGTGTCCTACAACGAGAAGCACAACGAGGCCAACGGTGAGGACAACCGCGACGGGGAGAGCCACAACCGCTCGTGGAACTGCGGAGTCGAAGGCCCGACCGACGACCCGGAGATCCTCGCGCTGCGCGGTAAGCAGATGCGCAACATCCTGGCCACGCTGATGTTGTCGCAGGGCACCCCGATGCTCGCGCACGGCGACGAGATGGGCCGCACCCAGCAGGGCAACAACAATGTGTACTGCCAGGACTCCGAGCTGTCCTGGATGGACTGGTCGCTGTGTGAGAAGAACGCCGACCTGCTGGAATTCACCCGCAAGGTGATCAAGTTCCGCACCGACCACCCGGTGTTCCGCCGCCGCCGGTTCTTCGAGGGCAAACCGCTGCGCACCGGGGAACAGATCCGCGACATTGCGTGGCTGAACCCGTCGGGCTCCGAGATGACCCAGCAAGACTGGGGCTCGGGCTTCCAGTGCGTGTCGGTGTTCCTCAACGGCGACGCGATCCCGGCGCCCGACGAGCGTGGCGAGCGGGTCGCCGACGATTCATTCCTGCTGTGCTTCAACGCCCACGACCAGGCGCTGGAGTTCGTGGTACCCGGCGGCGACTACGCCAACGAGTGGGCCGGCGCGATCGACACCGCCGACCCGCAGGGCGTGAGCACGCTGGAAGTGGTTGCCGGGCAGACGGTCTCGGTGGAACCGCGCTCGCTTCTCGTCCTGCGTAAGACGGCCTGA
- a CDS encoding acyltransferase family protein, producing the protein MMTLAPARPAPPTAPGPNQAARTARGSGMGTRNSGFYRHDLDGLRGVAIALVAVFHVWFGRVSGGVDVFLVLSGFFFGGRLLRGALTPGVSLRPVPEVTRLVRRLLPALVVVLAVSAVLTILIQPSTRWETFADQSLASLGYYQNWELARTASDYLRAGETVSPLQHIWSMSVQGQFYIAFLALIMVSAWVFRRLFGRHARAAFVVLLIALTVASFVYAIHAHTADQATAYYDSFARAWELLLGALIGAVVPYVRCPMWLRTLLAVVALGAILSCGALIDGVREFPGPWALVPVGATVLFILTAANRYADPHTKGRIPAPNRLLASKPFVALGAMAYSLYLWHWPLLIFYLAQTGGTRVTFLEGAGILAVSGVLAWLTTRFVEEPLRARGTAAATAPITKVPLTARLRRPTIVLGSTVALLGVALTATSFTWREHVTVLRAHGEELAALPLRDYPGALALVNNARVPTLPMRPTALEAKNDIPQSTLDGCISDFDNVGVINCTYGDPSASRTIALAGGSHAEHWITALDLLGRTHHFKVVTYLKMGCPLTTEEMPLVMGNNDPYPKCRQWNDRVLPKIIANKPDFVFTTSTRPWNIKPGDVMPSSYLGIWKAFSQHKIPVLAMRDTPWMVRDGEPFFPSDCLADGGDAVSCGIERSEVLSDRNPTLDYVKRFPLLKPLDMSDAVCRADYCRAVEGNVLLYHDAHHISSTYMRTMTAELGRQIAAATGWWSD; encoded by the coding sequence ATGATGACCCTCGCCCCCGCCCGGCCGGCGCCCCCCACCGCCCCGGGCCCGAATCAGGCTGCGCGCACGGCGCGCGGCTCCGGCATGGGCACCCGCAACTCAGGCTTCTACCGGCACGACCTGGACGGTCTGCGCGGGGTCGCCATCGCCCTGGTGGCGGTGTTCCACGTGTGGTTCGGACGGGTCTCAGGCGGCGTCGACGTGTTCCTCGTCTTGTCCGGCTTCTTCTTCGGTGGCCGGCTGCTACGCGGAGCGCTGACGCCGGGGGTGTCGCTGCGTCCGGTGCCCGAGGTCACCCGGCTGGTCCGGCGGTTGCTGCCCGCCCTGGTCGTGGTGCTGGCGGTGTCGGCGGTGCTGACCATCCTGATCCAGCCCTCCACCCGGTGGGAGACCTTCGCCGACCAGAGCCTGGCCAGCCTCGGCTACTACCAGAACTGGGAGCTGGCCCGCACGGCCTCGGACTACCTGCGCGCCGGCGAGACGGTCAGCCCGCTGCAGCACATCTGGTCGATGTCTGTGCAGGGCCAGTTCTACATCGCGTTCCTTGCGCTGATCATGGTGTCGGCGTGGGTGTTTCGGCGGCTGTTCGGCCGGCACGCGCGGGCCGCGTTCGTCGTGCTGCTCATCGCGCTGACCGTCGCGTCGTTCGTCTACGCGATCCACGCGCACACCGCCGACCAGGCCACGGCCTATTACGACAGCTTCGCGCGCGCCTGGGAACTGCTACTCGGGGCGCTGATCGGTGCGGTGGTGCCCTACGTGCGCTGCCCGATGTGGCTGCGCACGCTGCTGGCGGTCGTCGCCCTCGGCGCGATCCTGTCCTGCGGCGCGCTGATCGACGGGGTACGCGAATTCCCTGGGCCGTGGGCGCTGGTGCCGGTCGGGGCGACCGTGCTGTTCATCCTCACCGCCGCCAACCGGTACGCCGATCCGCACACCAAGGGCCGTATCCCGGCGCCGAACCGACTACTGGCCTCGAAACCGTTCGTGGCACTGGGCGCGATGGCCTACTCGCTGTACCTGTGGCACTGGCCGCTGCTGATCTTCTACCTGGCCCAGACGGGCGGTACGCGGGTCACCTTCCTTGAGGGTGCAGGCATCCTGGCGGTCTCGGGTGTGCTCGCGTGGCTGACCACCCGCTTCGTCGAGGAGCCCCTGCGCGCCCGCGGTACGGCGGCGGCCACCGCGCCGATCACCAAGGTTCCGCTCACGGCGCGGCTGCGCCGCCCGACGATCGTGCTGGGCTCCACCGTCGCACTGCTCGGCGTGGCTCTGACGGCGACGTCGTTCACCTGGCGTGAGCACGTCACGGTGTTACGCGCCCACGGCGAGGAACTGGCCGCGCTGCCGCTGCGGGACTACCCGGGAGCACTGGCGCTGGTCAACAACGCCCGCGTGCCGACCCTGCCGATGCGTCCGACGGCACTGGAGGCCAAAAACGACATCCCGCAATCCACCCTGGACGGGTGCATCAGCGACTTCGACAACGTCGGCGTCATCAACTGCACCTACGGTGACCCGTCGGCCTCCCGGACCATCGCGTTGGCCGGCGGCTCGCACGCCGAGCACTGGATCACCGCGCTGGACCTGCTGGGGCGTACCCACCACTTCAAGGTCGTCACCTACTTGAAGATGGGCTGCCCGCTGACGACAGAGGAAATGCCCCTGGTGATGGGCAACAACGATCCCTATCCCAAGTGCCGCCAGTGGAACGACCGGGTGCTGCCGAAGATCATCGCCAACAAGCCGGATTTCGTGTTCACCACGTCCACCCGGCCGTGGAACATCAAACCGGGCGACGTGATGCCATCGAGCTATCTCGGTATCTGGAAAGCGTTCTCGCAACACAAGATTCCGGTTCTGGCCATGCGTGACACCCCGTGGATGGTGCGGGACGGTGAACCGTTCTTCCCGTCGGACTGCCTCGCCGACGGCGGCGACGCCGTGTCGTGCGGCATCGAGCGCTCCGAAGTACTGTCGGATCGCAACCCGACGCTGGACTATGTCAAACGCTTTCCGCTGCTCAAGCCGCTCGACATGAGCGATGCGGTGTGTCGCGCCGACTACTGCCGGGCTGTGGAGGGCAACGTCTTGCTGTATCACGACGCGCACCACATCTCGTCGACGTACATGCGCACGATGACCGCCGAACTCGGCCGCCAGATCGCCGCCGCCACCGGATGGTGGTCCGACTGA
- a CDS encoding adenosylmethionine--8-amino-7-oxononanoate transaminase has protein sequence MPALTPIEISAIDAAHIWHPYSPIGADALAPVVAVGARGAWLTLVHQGREVRVLDAMASWWTAVHGHGHPVLDAAITRQLATMNHVMFGGLTHEPAARLAQLLVDITPAALETVFFSDSGSVSVEVAVKMALQYWRSTGHVGKSRLMTWRGGYHGDTFTPMSVCDPQGGMHELWTGQNSLLADQVFAPPVPAGYDPDYVDAFAAQLAAHAHELAAVIVEPVVQGAGGMRFHDPRYLAELRRLCDEHGVLLIFDEIATGFGRTGAMFAADHAGVCPDIMCVGKALTGGYLTLAATLCTRDVAETISTNPPGALMHGPTFMANALACAVSVASVELLLSTDWQAQVRGIEEGLREGLAPAAALANVAGVRVLGAIGVIELDRPVDLAVATPVAIEHGVWLRPFRNLIYVMPPYICTPAEIAQITSAMVEVARALT, from the coding sequence GTGCCTGCGTTGACGCCTATCGAGATCAGCGCCATTGACGCCGCTCACATCTGGCATCCGTACAGCCCCATCGGCGCCGACGCGCTCGCACCGGTGGTCGCGGTAGGCGCCCGCGGAGCGTGGTTGACGCTGGTCCATCAGGGCCGTGAGGTCCGGGTTCTCGACGCGATGGCCTCGTGGTGGACGGCGGTGCACGGGCACGGCCACCCCGTGCTGGATGCGGCGATCACCCGGCAACTCGCGACGATGAATCACGTGATGTTCGGGGGATTGACCCACGAACCCGCTGCGCGGCTGGCCCAACTGCTGGTCGACATCACCCCGGCGGCCCTGGAGACCGTCTTCTTCAGCGACTCCGGGTCGGTGTCGGTCGAGGTGGCGGTCAAGATGGCGCTGCAGTACTGGCGCAGTACCGGCCACGTCGGCAAGAGCCGGTTGATGACCTGGCGCGGCGGCTATCACGGTGACACCTTCACTCCGATGAGTGTGTGTGACCCGCAGGGCGGCATGCACGAGCTGTGGACGGGGCAGAACTCGCTGCTCGCCGACCAGGTGTTCGCTCCGCCGGTGCCCGCCGGCTACGACCCCGACTACGTCGACGCGTTCGCCGCGCAGCTCGCCGCCCACGCGCACGAGCTCGCGGCGGTCATCGTCGAACCCGTCGTGCAGGGCGCCGGTGGGATGCGGTTCCACGACCCCCGCTACCTGGCGGAGCTGCGCCGCCTGTGCGATGAGCACGGCGTACTGCTGATCTTCGACGAGATCGCCACCGGCTTCGGCAGGACCGGCGCGATGTTCGCCGCCGATCACGCGGGGGTGTGCCCGGACATCATGTGCGTGGGCAAGGCTCTGACCGGCGGATACCTGACGCTGGCCGCCACCCTGTGCACCCGCGACGTCGCCGAGACCATCAGCACCAACCCGCCGGGGGCGCTGATGCACGGCCCGACGTTCATGGCGAACGCGCTGGCCTGCGCGGTGAGCGTGGCGTCGGTGGAGTTGTTGCTGTCCACGGACTGGCAGGCGCAGGTGCGCGGTATAGAGGAAGGACTGCGCGAAGGTCTGGCGCCGGCGGCGGCGCTTGCCAACGTCGCCGGCGTCCGCGTACTCGGCGCGATCGGCGTGATCGAGCTCGACCGGCCGGTGGACCTGGCGGTAGCCACCCCGGTGGCGATCGAGCACGGAGTCTGGCTCCGGCCGTTCCGCAACCTGATCTACGTGATGCCGCCCTACATCTGCACCCCCGCGGAGATCGCGCAGATCACCTCGGCGATGGTCGAGGTCGCGCGTGCACTAACCTGA